In Deltaproteobacteria bacterium, a single genomic region encodes these proteins:
- a CDS encoding DUF533 domain-containing protein — MGISREESIASLRLLVCMAKADGVLHDRERALLADAFEDAALPTGVTLEWLLDEPVDLDTVLAQIDSYEAREHAYAAVYALACSDGDCAATERELLMHVRDTLEIDATQDAHLSRLFLPSHQQPGPSTTPMLDGMARKDEVEAATRKCAIVSALLGAFPLPGVSIATDLMIAALQVALARDIGALWGQAMDTAQAKGVLAGFGVGTGARIALSNLLKVFPGWGSAFGAASAYASSYAVGRVMNTYFEEGRGLDARELAARYKAAKQDAKQAYASDKDAIARAETTHKDEIAALEHQLSVGEIDQATFETRLAALVATPA, encoded by the coding sequence ATGGGCATCTCGCGCGAAGAATCCATCGCATCACTGCGACTCCTGGTGTGCATGGCGAAGGCCGACGGCGTGCTCCACGATCGCGAGCGCGCGTTGCTGGCCGACGCGTTCGAGGACGCAGCCCTGCCCACCGGCGTCACCCTCGAGTGGCTGCTCGACGAGCCCGTCGATCTCGACACCGTGCTGGCACAGATCGACTCCTACGAGGCCCGTGAGCACGCCTACGCGGCCGTGTACGCGCTCGCGTGCAGCGACGGCGACTGCGCGGCGACCGAGCGCGAGCTGCTGATGCACGTCCGCGACACGCTGGAGATCGACGCGACCCAGGACGCTCACCTGTCGCGGCTGTTCTTGCCCTCGCATCAGCAGCCGGGCCCGTCGACGACGCCGATGCTCGACGGGATGGCGCGCAAGGACGAGGTCGAGGCCGCGACCCGCAAGTGCGCGATCGTGTCGGCGCTCCTCGGGGCTTTCCCGCTACCGGGCGTTTCGATCGCGACCGACCTGATGATCGCCGCGCTGCAGGTCGCGCTCGCGCGGGACATCGGCGCGCTGTGGGGCCAGGCCATGGACACCGCGCAGGCCAAGGGCGTGCTCGCGGGCTTCGGTGTGGGCACGGGCGCTCGCATCGCGCTGTCGAACCTGCTCAAGGTGTTTCCCGGCTGGGGCTCGGCCTTCGGCGCCGCATCGGCCTACGCGTCCTCGTACGCCGTCGGCCGCGTGATGAACACCTACTTCGAGGAGGGCCGTGGCCTCGACGCGCGCGAGCTCGCCGCGCGCTACAAGGCCGCCAAGCAGGACGCCAAGCAGGCCTACGCCTCCGACAAGGACGCCATCGCGCGCGCCGAGACCACGCACAAGGACGAGATCGCGGCGCTCGAGCACCAGCTCTCGGTCGGTGAGATCGACCAGGCGACCTTCGAGACGCGCCTCGCCGCACTGGTCGCGACACCGGCGTAG
- a CDS encoding molybdopterin-dependent oxidoreductase, which produces MTDRVRPPASSLPALATVAPTTALATVPEELELRPVEGMARWLGRLLQPFAFRMISMIEQRTQTMSGPLTPVEGYFRRDRHRHPRVDAQSWRLRVTGVARPREFTLDEVRALPFEERLCVMECAGNGNHVMGSAGLLGQARWAGPSLRTLLDACGGVGESTHFAFHGLDPIPLVRKGYHYGLSVDELRTADALLAVTMNGEPLPRPRGFPLRLVVPGIYSMSHVKWLGHIEGKTAPHMGIHNRWVFTNHELRDGRWVRVQARWIGLKSMVTRCQRDGDGWRLTGWAWGGGRPIEHVDVSVDGGKSWHRAQIESPEGYFPDAPLPADARTHAWTVWSWRWAAPASGEYLVASRARDVDGREQDLEHDPNVRGHFNQTRVKWRRVAVP; this is translated from the coding sequence ATGACGGATCGCGTTCGACCGCCCGCATCGAGTCTGCCGGCCCTGGCGACGGTGGCCCCGACCACGGCGCTCGCGACCGTGCCCGAAGAGCTGGAGCTGCGACCGGTCGAGGGCATGGCGCGGTGGTTGGGGCGCCTGCTGCAGCCGTTCGCGTTCCGCATGATCAGCATGATCGAACAGCGGACCCAGACCATGTCGGGGCCGCTGACGCCGGTCGAGGGCTACTTTCGCAGGGACCGGCACCGCCATCCGCGAGTCGACGCGCAGAGCTGGCGCCTGCGGGTGACCGGGGTCGCGCGTCCCCGCGAGTTCACGCTCGACGAGGTGCGCGCGTTGCCCTTCGAGGAGCGGCTGTGCGTGATGGAGTGCGCCGGCAACGGCAACCACGTCATGGGCTCGGCGGGGCTGCTCGGGCAGGCGCGTTGGGCGGGACCTTCGTTGCGCACGCTGCTCGACGCGTGCGGCGGCGTGGGTGAATCGACCCACTTCGCGTTCCACGGCCTCGACCCGATTCCGCTGGTGCGCAAGGGCTATCACTACGGCCTGTCGGTCGACGAGCTGCGCACGGCGGATGCGTTGCTCGCGGTGACGATGAACGGCGAGCCGCTGCCGCGGCCGCGTGGCTTCCCGCTGCGGCTGGTGGTGCCCGGCATCTACTCGATGTCGCACGTGAAGTGGCTAGGGCACATCGAGGGCAAGACCGCGCCGCACATGGGCATCCACAACCGCTGGGTGTTCACCAACCATGAGCTGCGCGATGGTCGGTGGGTCCGCGTGCAGGCGCGTTGGATCGGTCTCAAGTCGATGGTCACCCGCTGCCAGCGTGACGGCGACGGCTGGCGCCTGACCGGCTGGGCGTGGGGCGGCGGGCGTCCGATCGAGCACGTGGACGTCAGCGTCGACGGTGGCAAGAGCTGGCACCGCGCGCAGATCGAGTCGCCCGAGGGCTACTTCCCCGACGCGCCGCTGCCGGCGGATGCCCGCACGCACGCGTGGACGGTGTGGTCGTGGCGCTGGGCCGCGCCGGCCAGCGGTGAGTACCTGGTGGCCTCGCGCGCGCGGGATGTCGACGGCCGCGAGCAGGATCTCGAGCACGATCCCAACGTGCGCGGTCACTTCAACCAGACCCGCGTGAAGTGGCGCCGCGTCGCGGTGCCGTGA
- a CDS encoding cytochrome c, whose product MHLRTFSTACLLLCLGVVAPACDDTKTDAKAKADDKKTDDKKTDDKKTDAKVEDAKVDEKKADDAKVDDAKVDDAKADDAKADDAKADDAKVDDAKVDEKKAEDPKVDEKKADPKKTDDKKTPPKDPPKPDDAKADPGPGVDGKALYGTKCKNCHGVTGDGKTKIGEENDIEDWTAAGWKAKWTEAKVIDIVTNGKSGTKMKPFKDKLSADEIAAVSKYSRSLGK is encoded by the coding sequence GTGCATCTGCGAACGTTCTCGACCGCTTGCTTGCTGCTGTGCCTCGGCGTCGTTGCGCCGGCCTGTGACGACACCAAGACGGACGCCAAGGCCAAGGCCGACGACAAGAAGACCGACGACAAGAAGACCGACGACAAGAAGACCGACGCAAAGGTCGAGGACGCAAAGGTCGACGAGAAGAAGGCCGACGACGCAAAGGTCGACGATGCCAAGGTCGACGACGCAAAGGCCGACGACGCAAAGGCCGACGACGCAAAGGCCGACGACGCAAAGGTCGACGACGCAAAGGTCGACGAGAAGAAGGCCGAGGACCCGAAGGTCGACGAGAAGAAGGCCGACCCCAAGAAGACCGACGACAAGAAGACGCCCCCGAAGGATCCGCCCAAGCCCGATGACGCCAAGGCCGACCCCGGTCCGGGCGTCGACGGCAAGGCGCTCTACGGCACGAAGTGCAAGAACTGCCACGGCGTCACCGGCGACGGCAAGACGAAGATCGGCGAGGAGAACGACATCGAGGATTGGACCGCGGCGGGCTGGAAGGCCAAGTGGACCGAGGCCAAGGTGATCGACATCGTGACCAACGGGAAGTCGGGCACGAAGATGAAGCCGTTCAAGGACAAGCTGAGCGCGGACGAGATCGCTGCGGTCTCGAAGTACTCGCGTTCGCTCGGCAAGTGA